Sequence from the Corallococcus sp. EGB genome:
GTTCGACCTGCGCAACGGCATCCTCCAGGACCTGAAGCTCGACTTCGAGCAGACACTCCACAGCATCCAGGAGGTCTACGACCTCACGAAGGAGTGAGCCCCCCGGGCTGATGACAGGTGGGGGGCCGGCGCCCGCGGCGGGGCGGTAGGATGCGGCGAGGATGCGCTTCTTCCTGACCCTGCCGGACGGACGTTCCATCGCGCTGGAGAAGCCGGTGGTGTCCGTGGGCTCCGAACCCGCGTGCGACGTCGTCCTCTCCGCGCCAGGAGTGAAGCGCAGCCATGCCCTGCTGTTTCGTGACGCGCGCGGGTGGACGGTGTCCGCCTCCGGCCCGGACCGCGACGTCCGGGTGCGCGGCACGCGCGTGGAGCTGGCTGCGCTGGAGGTGGGGGAGTCCTTCAGCGTGGGCAAGGCGTCGCTCACGCTGACGGCCTCCGAGGCCCCGGTCCATGTGGCGCCTGCCGCGACGCCGTCCCGCCTGCTGGGCGTGCTGATGGACTTCGCTTCCCGGCTGCTCGCGCAGCGGCCCGCGTCGGAGCTGCTGGAGGCGGCGCTGCGGGGCTTCGCGGAGGTCACCGCCGCGGACGTGGGCTTCCTCGTGTCGGTGGAGGGCGAGCGGCGTCAGGTGCTGGGGGCCACGGACTCCGTGCCGGCCTCGGTGGTGGCGGACAGCCTCGTGGACCAGGTCGTGGGCTCGGGGACTCCGGTGCTGGTGCCGGATGTCGCGGCCGAGGCGGCGCTCGCGGGGGCCCCCAGTGTGCTGGCCCTGCGGCTGACGTCCGCGCTCGTGCTGCCGCTTCGCGCGGCCTCCGCGCCACTTTGCGCCGTGTACCTGGGACGCCGCCTGGGCAGTGCTCCGTTCTCGCCCCGTGAGCTGGAGGAGGCCACGGCGCTTTCGTCGCTCGCGGCGCTGCTGCTGGCGACGTCGCGCGAGCTGATGGAGCTGCGCGCCCAGGTGGACAGCCTCACGCAGCGCATCGCCTCCGCCACGTTCGAAGGGCTCATCGGTGAATCGCCCGCCATGCGTCAGCTCTATCGGCAGATTGAGCGCCTGGCGCCGACGTCCCTGCACGTGCTCGTCCTGGGAGAGACGGGCACGGGGAAGGAGGAGGTGGCCCGCGCGCTGCACCGGCGAAGCGGCCGGCGCGGACGGCTGGTGGCCATCAACTGCGCGGCGCTCCCGGAGTCGCTCATCGAGCGCGAGTTGTTCGGCCACGCTCGCGGGGCGTTTTCTGGCGCGACCTCTGATCGGGCGGGGCTGGTGGAGGCGGCGGATGGGGGCACGCTCTTCCTGGATGAGATTGGAGACATGCCGCTGTCGCTCCAGTCGCGCCTGCTGCGCGTGGTCCAGGAGCACGAGGTGACGCGGCTCGGCGAGCACCGTCCCCGCAAGGTCGACATGCGCGTCATCGCAGCCACGCATCAGCCGTTGAAGGCGCTCGTCGCCCGCGGTGCCTTCCGCGAGGACCTCCTCTTCCGCCTGGACGAGGTGCGCCTGGAGGTGCCCGCGCTGCGGGAGCGCGGTGAGGACGTGCTGCTCATCGCGCACCATGTCCTGAAGCAGCAGGGGGCCAGGGCGGGGGGATTCACACAGAAGGCGGCGGAGGCGCTGCGCGGCCATCCCTTCCCGGGCAACGTCCGCGAGCTCGTGTCCCGCGTGCGGCGCGCGGCCATCCTCGCGTCTGGAGAGCTCATTGGCGTCGAGGATCTGGACCTGGGCGCGGACTCGGCGCCGCTGGTGCCCCTGGATGAAGCGCGGGATGCCTTCGTGCTGCGCTATGTGCGCGAGGCCATTGCCCGCAGCGGCGGCAGCAAGAAGGAAGCAGCCCGGGCCCTGGGCATTGGCCTGCGCTCCGTGTTCCGGTACCTGGGGGAAGAAGGCTGAGGGCTGTCCTTGCTCCTGAACCTTGCAGTAATCCTGGGCCCATGCGCTGCCTGTTCGCGTTCCTCCTGGTCACGCTGCTCGCGGCCCCGGGCTGTCCGCTCGACATCCAGGTCCGTGAGGAGGCGGACGCGGGCTGTGACGAGAGCTCCTGCCAGCAGACGTGTGACGCCGACCGGGAGTGTCCGGCGGGGCAGCGCTGCCACTCCCTCTACGAGGTCTGCGAGGACGGTCCCCGCCTCACGGAGCCCTGTTCCAGCAGCTCCGACTGTGCGAGCAACGCGCGATGCATGGGCGGGCATTGCGTCCGAAGCTGCGAGCGGGGCTGCCCCCTGGGCTACCAGTGCGGACCGGAGTCCACGTGCGTCGAGACCTGTGAAGGACGCACGGGCGGGCACCTAAGTGAATACTGCGAGACCTCCATGGACTGCACTCCCTGTGGTTTCTGTACCGACTCGGGGGGTGGGAGAAAGTGCCACCAACCCTGCCGGTCGGACGCGGAGTGCCCCGGTGGGGGCGCCGGCTCGTGCGTGCCGATTTCCGGAACCGGCTTGCGCGTGTGTCGGCCGTGAGCGGACCCGGGGGTTTGCTCGCGCGGATCGCGCTTCCTAGACTGCGCGCGCGATGACGGGCGAACTGCTGGCCGGCCGCTATCAGTTGGAGCAGGAGCTGGGGCGGGGCGGGATGGCGACGGTCTTCCTCGCCCGCGACCTGCGGCTGTCCCGCCGCGTGGCGGTGAAGGTGCTGCACCCGGGCCTGGACGCACGCTTCACCGAGCGCTTCCGCCAGGAGGCGGAGGTGGTGGCGTCGCTCCAGCACCCCAACGTGCTGGCGGTGCATGACTTTGGCGAGGACGCCGTGCGGGGCCCGTTCCTCGTCTGTGAATGGGTGCAGGGGGAGAGCCTGCGCGAGCTGGCGCGGCGCCTGGCTCCCATGCCGCCAGAGGCCGTTGCGCTCCTGGGCTGGGAGCTCGCCCGGGGGCTGGAGGCAGCGCACGCGCGCGGCGTGGTGCACCGGGATATCAAGCCGGAGAACGTGCTCGTGGCACATGGGGGGCCGCTGAAGCTCGCGGACTTCGGCATCGCCGCGCTGGCGGACCGGGCGCGGCTGACGAGCACCGGCGCAGTCATCGGCTCGCTCGCGTACATGGCTCCCGAGCGCATCGATACCGGTGCGTGGTCTCCGGCGTCGGATGTCTATGCCGTGGGGGTCGTGTTGTTCGAGCTGTGCTCGGGCAGGACACCGCATGCGGGAGAGGGCAGTGCGCGGCTGGCGGTTTCCGCAATGACTCGCGATGCGCCGCTACTGGCGGAGGTCTCGCCGGGCACGCCCGTGCCTCTGAGTGGACTGGTCGCGAGGTGCCTGTCACGGGATGCTCGTGACCGTCCCGCGGATGGCGCGGTGCTGGCTCGCGAGTTGGAGGCGGTGGTGCGCCCCTGGGTTGGTGCTCCCTCCGAAGCGTCCCGCGCCTTCTTCGTGGCCCCGGAGGCTTCCGTGGCCCGCTGGCGCGAGGACCGGTTCGCGCGGCTGTTGGACGAAGGCCGCGTGCTGCTCTCGGCAGGGCAGGGCGCTCAGGCCGCGCGGTGTCTCAATGCCGCGCTGGCACTTCGGCCTGGGGCGCCCGAGGTGCTGGCGCTTCTGCGCTCGCGTCCCATGAAGCAGGGGCTGATCCGGCGCGCTTGGGGAGCACTCGCGCGCCCATGGCTGCATCGGACGGGCACTGCGGCTGGAGGGGTGCACCGGCGTGCGCAGGAGCAGCACCGGCCCATTCCGGGTGGTGTGCTTTTGCACGGGCCACAGCAGCCGCGGCTCTTGGCGGGCGCGAGGGCCGCGCGTTTGTCGCGACGGCATCGGCTCAAGGCGGGCGCGGCACTCGTGGGCGTGCTGGTGGGCCTGGGCGTGTGGGCAGGGCGTGTGGGCAGGGGCACGGAGGGTTCTTTGAACCGCTCGGTGTCCGTGAACGCGGCCTCGCCACCCGGTAGCGATTCACGTGCAGCAGCGTCAACTCCCGTGGTGCCTCCGCCAATCGCGCCCGCGCCTGCAAGCGCGGAGTCCTCGGCCGCTCCCATGACGGACGCCAGCGTCACTCCTGCGGTGGCGGCCTCACGCCCCTTGAACCGGACGGTGGGCACGCCGGCAAGAGCCGCGCGTCCTGATGCGCAGGGCAGGACTGCTCGGACAGCGTCGGCTTCACCGGCCCCCACTGCCCAGCCCGCGACTCCGGAGCCCGCCGACGCGGAGGTGCCCGTGCGCGTTCCGGACGCCCAGTCCTTCGCGACGATCACGGTGGCGACGCGCCCGTGGGCCGAGGTGTTCGTGGACGGCCAGAGCCGTGGCTACACCCCACGGCTGCGCGAGCTGCGGCTCTCGCCCGGCGCGCACCGGCTCCGCTTCTCCAATCCGCTGTGCGAACCCGTCGAGGAACAGCTCGAAGTGGCCGCCGGTGAGTCTGTCTCCCGTGAAGTCGCCCTCCGCGTGCGCGACGCGGAAGTCACCATCGTCGCGCCCGCGGCATCCCGCGTCTTCGTCGACGGCAGGGAGGTGGGCGTGGCCCCGCTGCGCGACCCCGTGACGCTCACGCACGGCGGGCACGTCCTGTCCGCCCGCGACCCGGGAGGCAACGTGCTGAGGCACTCGCTGAAGGCGGTCGCGGGCACCCGCACCACGGTCGTGCTGGAGTCCTCGCCATGAAGACCGCCATCGTGTCCCTGGTGCTCGCCGCGTCCTCGTCGCTGGGCCCTGCTCGCGAGGCCTACCAGTCCGGCGACCTGCTCCGCGCCCGGGCCGCGCTGGAGGCCCTGCTCCAGCCTCCACGACTCTCGAACCCCCTAGAGGAGGCCGAAGCCCACCTGCTGCTC
This genomic interval carries:
- a CDS encoding sigma 54-interacting transcriptional regulator, whose amino-acid sequence is MRFFLTLPDGRSIALEKPVVSVGSEPACDVVLSAPGVKRSHALLFRDARGWTVSASGPDRDVRVRGTRVELAALEVGESFSVGKASLTLTASEAPVHVAPAATPSRLLGVLMDFASRLLAQRPASELLEAALRGFAEVTAADVGFLVSVEGERRQVLGATDSVPASVVADSLVDQVVGSGTPVLVPDVAAEAALAGAPSVLALRLTSALVLPLRAASAPLCAVYLGRRLGSAPFSPRELEEATALSSLAALLLATSRELMELRAQVDSLTQRIASATFEGLIGESPAMRQLYRQIERLAPTSLHVLVLGETGTGKEEVARALHRRSGRRGRLVAINCAALPESLIERELFGHARGAFSGATSDRAGLVEAADGGTLFLDEIGDMPLSLQSRLLRVVQEHEVTRLGEHRPRKVDMRVIAATHQPLKALVARGAFREDLLFRLDEVRLEVPALRERGEDVLLIAHHVLKQQGARAGGFTQKAAEALRGHPFPGNVRELVSRVRRAAILASGELIGVEDLDLGADSAPLVPLDEARDAFVLRYVREAIARSGGSKKEAARALGIGLRSVFRYLGEEG
- a CDS encoding Dickkopf N-terminal cysteine-rich domain-containing protein, giving the protein MRCLFAFLLVTLLAAPGCPLDIQVREEADAGCDESSCQQTCDADRECPAGQRCHSLYEVCEDGPRLTEPCSSSSDCASNARCMGGHCVRSCERGCPLGYQCGPESTCVETCEGRTGGHLSEYCETSMDCTPCGFCTDSGGGRKCHQPCRSDAECPGGGAGSCVPISGTGLRVCRP
- a CDS encoding serine/threonine-protein kinase, with the translated sequence MTGELLAGRYQLEQELGRGGMATVFLARDLRLSRRVAVKVLHPGLDARFTERFRQEAEVVASLQHPNVLAVHDFGEDAVRGPFLVCEWVQGESLRELARRLAPMPPEAVALLGWELARGLEAAHARGVVHRDIKPENVLVAHGGPLKLADFGIAALADRARLTSTGAVIGSLAYMAPERIDTGAWSPASDVYAVGVVLFELCSGRTPHAGEGSARLAVSAMTRDAPLLAEVSPGTPVPLSGLVARCLSRDARDRPADGAVLARELEAVVRPWVGAPSEASRAFFVAPEASVARWREDRFARLLDEGRVLLSAGQGAQAARCLNAALALRPGAPEVLALLRSRPMKQGLIRRAWGALARPWLHRTGTAAGGVHRRAQEQHRPIPGGVLLHGPQQPRLLAGARAARLSRRHRLKAGAALVGVLVGLGVWAGRVGRGTEGSLNRSVSVNAASPPGSDSRAAASTPVVPPPIAPAPASAESSAAPMTDASVTPAVAASRPLNRTVGTPARAARPDAQGRTARTASASPAPTAQPATPEPADAEVPVRVPDAQSFATITVATRPWAEVFVDGQSRGYTPRLRELRLSPGAHRLRFSNPLCEPVEEQLEVAAGESVSREVALRVRDAEVTIVAPAASRVFVDGREVGVAPLRDPVTLTHGGHVLSARDPGGNVLRHSLKAVAGTRTTVVLESSP